The proteins below come from a single Sphingomicrobium sediminis genomic window:
- the ald gene encoding alanine dehydrogenase: MRIGVPKEIKNHEYRVGLTPTSVRELTNFGHEVFIETNAGMGIDFSDEDYARVGATIVGDAKEVFAKSDMIVKVKEPQASEIALLEERHTLFTYLHLAADMPQTEGLMKSGATCIAYETVTGQPGGLPLLKPMSEVAGRMSIQAGAHYLEKEQGGRGVLLGGVPGVNPGKVVILGGGVAGVNAAMMATGQRADVTIFDISNEKMAELDLHFGSTIKTQFSTVEAIQREIAEAHLVIGAVLVPGDAAPKLVTRDMLKTMKRGSVIVDIAIDQGGCFETSKPTTHDDPVYEVDGIIHYCVANMPGAVARTSTFALNNATLPHVIRLANLGATEAMARDPNLANGLNVSEGKIRHKAVATALALPYEPVA, from the coding sequence ATGCGCATCGGCGTTCCCAAGGAAATCAAGAATCACGAATATCGTGTCGGCCTCACGCCGACCTCGGTCCGCGAACTCACCAATTTCGGGCATGAGGTCTTCATCGAGACCAATGCCGGCATGGGCATCGACTTTTCGGACGAGGATTACGCGCGCGTCGGCGCCACCATCGTCGGCGACGCCAAGGAAGTCTTCGCCAAGTCCGACATGATCGTGAAGGTCAAGGAGCCGCAGGCCAGCGAAATCGCGCTGCTCGAGGAGCGCCACACGCTCTTCACTTACCTGCACCTTGCCGCCGACATGCCGCAGACCGAGGGCCTGATGAAGTCGGGCGCCACCTGCATCGCCTATGAGACCGTAACCGGTCAGCCGGGCGGCCTGCCGCTCCTCAAGCCGATGAGCGAGGTTGCCGGACGCATGTCGATCCAGGCCGGCGCGCACTACCTGGAAAAGGAACAGGGCGGCCGCGGCGTGCTGCTGGGCGGCGTTCCGGGCGTGAACCCGGGCAAGGTCGTGATCCTCGGCGGCGGCGTTGCCGGCGTGAATGCGGCGATGATGGCCACCGGCCAGCGCGCCGACGTCACCATCTTCGATATCTCCAACGAGAAGATGGCCGAACTGGACCTGCATTTCGGTTCGACGATCAAGACGCAGTTTTCGACGGTCGAAGCCATCCAGCGCGAGATCGCCGAAGCGCATCTCGTCATCGGCGCGGTGCTGGTGCCGGGCGATGCCGCGCCCAAGCTCGTCACGCGCGACATGCTCAAGACGATGAAGCGCGGTAGCGTCATCGTCGACATTGCGATCGACCAGGGCGGCTGCTTCGAAACCTCGAAGCCGACCACGCATGACGATCCTGTCTACGAAGTCGATGGCATCATCCATTATTGCGTAGCGAACATGCCGGGCGCGGTGGCGCGTACCAGCACCTTCGCGCTCAACAATGCGACCCTGCCGCACGTCATTCGCCTCGCCAATCTCGGCGCGACCGAAGCCATGGCCCGCGACCCGAACCTCGCCAACGGTCTGAATGTCTCGGAAGGCAAGATTCGCCACAAGGCGGTCGCGACCGCGCTGGCGCTGCCTTACGAACCCGTCGCCTGA
- a CDS encoding 2'-5' RNA ligase family protein, protein MTDTRPLIVTAAIAPEDLGWLDAERRAHFPEERNLLTAHLTMFHALPPSMGDEAASFLARLARDHARPDATLSEVMSLGRGVAYRVRSDGLVNLREMIAEHFHGCLTAQDAGGWRPHITIQNKVTPKEAKALLVEKQAGFEPRPLRIAGLSLDRYDGGPWEKVGTWKFSGSAKP, encoded by the coding sequence ATGACCGATACACGGCCCCTCATCGTCACCGCAGCAATCGCGCCCGAGGATCTCGGTTGGCTCGATGCCGAGCGCCGCGCGCATTTCCCGGAAGAGCGCAATTTACTGACCGCGCATCTCACCATGTTTCACGCGCTGCCGCCCAGCATGGGCGATGAAGCGGCGTCCTTCCTGGCACGGCTCGCACGGGATCATGCACGGCCCGATGCGACGCTTAGTGAAGTGATGTCGTTGGGGAGGGGGGTGGCCTACCGGGTGCGCTCCGATGGTCTGGTCAATTTGCGCGAGATGATTGCAGAGCATTTTCACGGCTGCCTGACTGCGCAGGATGCCGGAGGCTGGCGCCCGCATATTACCATCCAGAACAAGGTCACGCCCAAGGAGGCGAAGGCATTGCTGGTCGAGAAACAGGCGGGTTTCGAACCACGCCCGCTCCGCATCGCAGGGCTGTCGCTCGACCGCTATGATGGCGGACCGTGGGAAAAGGTCGGCACTTGGAAGTTTAGCGGGAGCGCGAAGCCCTAG
- a CDS encoding DUF3775 domain-containing protein: MELATPLDILCRIIIRARENEAQVATTYDGDEDPDNVDGNDDDEAYSVLDDDINTSVEEELTGILDELAEDQLLEVFALCLVGRGDYDADEWDDALETAGDEDELLDSLLEMPMLAAMLEGGMAAFDLDCEGVGQVT; encoded by the coding sequence ATGGAACTCGCCACACCGCTCGACATCCTCTGCCGCATCATCATCCGCGCCCGCGAGAACGAGGCCCAGGTCGCCACTACCTATGACGGCGACGAGGATCCCGACAATGTCGACGGCAATGACGATGACGAGGCCTATTCGGTCCTCGACGACGACATCAATACTAGCGTCGAGGAAGAGTTGACCGGCATTCTCGACGAGCTTGCCGAGGACCAGTTGCTCGAAGTCTTCGCGCTCTGCCTCGTCGGGCGCGGCGATTATGACGCCGATGAATGGGACGATGCCCTGGAAACGGCAGGCGACGAGGACGAATTGCTCGACAGCCTGCTGGAAATGCCCATGCTTGCCGCGATGCTAGAGGGTGGCATGGCCGCCTTCGATCTCGATTGCGAAGGCGTCGGCCAGGTCACCTAG
- a CDS encoding SDR family oxidoreductase yields MNILIAGATGNTGKRLANLLSSDGHHVIAMHRESSDTTGLSAGAELRQADLTDLPPDICRGVDVVVFAAGSGGDTDEEMTDKVDREGAISLIDIASTSNARRFVMLSSVGAGDPDPDSDLAHYLKAKHDADEHLKASQIEHAIIRPVSLTNEDGVRDIILGDEVDPSAKAHRGDVAAVLARAATQDELAGRTVLMQSA; encoded by the coding sequence ATGAACATTTTGATTGCTGGTGCGACAGGAAATACTGGAAAGCGCCTCGCCAACTTACTGTCCTCGGACGGACATCATGTGATCGCGATGCATCGCGAAAGCTCCGACACGACTGGCCTTTCGGCTGGCGCTGAGCTTCGCCAGGCAGATCTGACCGACTTACCGCCGGACATTTGCCGTGGCGTCGATGTTGTGGTTTTCGCCGCAGGATCGGGTGGCGACACGGACGAGGAGATGACCGACAAAGTCGACAGAGAAGGGGCGATATCCCTAATTGACATCGCCTCGACATCCAATGCTCGACGCTTCGTGATGTTGAGTTCGGTCGGTGCCGGTGATCCCGACCCGGACTCGGATCTCGCTCATTATCTTAAGGCCAAGCATGATGCCGACGAGCATCTCAAGGCATCGCAGATCGAACATGCCATTATCCGGCCAGTTTCGCTGACGAATGAAGATGGAGTTCGCGACATCATCCTAGGGGACGAAGTAGACCCGTCGGCCAAGGCACATCGCGGCGATGTCGCCGCTGTCCTTGCTCGCGCTGCCACACAAGACGAATTGGCTGGCCGCACCGTGCTCATGCAAAGCGCCTGA
- the otsB gene encoding trehalose-phosphatase: MATASRLDAPPSFASLRAGGAALFLDFDGTLVEIADAPDRIVVREGLSMQLRALSRQLEGRLAVVTGRAREDITSHLDLSGIAVAGSHGADIFDATGERLGEEAKGLPTATLDYLREAADRHGLMLETKPHGAALHYRQNPDAEPQALASAQEAAEEAGMAVKFGKCIVELVWPGIHKGRALATFMDAPPFQGAMPIFVGDDVTDEDGFSVASDMGGAGILIGAPRSSSARYRLDGVEELYAWLER; encoded by the coding sequence ATGGCCACTGCCAGTCGTCTCGACGCGCCGCCGTCTTTCGCCTCGCTTCGGGCCGGGGGCGCTGCACTCTTTCTCGATTTCGATGGCACGCTGGTCGAGATTGCCGATGCGCCCGATCGCATCGTCGTGCGCGAAGGGCTGTCCATGCAATTGCGCGCCTTGTCGCGACAGCTGGAGGGTCGGCTCGCCGTGGTGACGGGGCGAGCGCGCGAGGACATCACGTCGCACCTCGATCTTTCCGGTATCGCCGTTGCCGGCTCGCACGGCGCGGATATCTTCGATGCCACCGGAGAGCGGCTTGGCGAGGAAGCCAAAGGGCTGCCAACAGCGACGCTAGACTATCTTCGGGAGGCGGCGGACAGGCACGGCCTCATGCTGGAGACCAAGCCGCATGGCGCCGCGCTCCATTATCGCCAGAATCCCGACGCCGAGCCACAGGCTTTGGCGTCCGCGCAGGAAGCGGCAGAGGAGGCGGGGATGGCGGTGAAGTTTGGCAAATGCATCGTCGAGCTTGTCTGGCCGGGCATCCACAAGGGAAGGGCCCTCGCAACTTTCATGGACGCACCCCCGTTCCAAGGAGCGATGCCCATTTTCGTCGGCGATGATGTTACCGACGAGGACGGCTTCTCGGTCGCATCCGATATGGGGGGTGCAGGCATTCTCATCGGCGCGCCGCGCAGCAGCTCGGCCCGCTATCGATTGGACGGGGTGGAAGAATTGTACGCATGGCTGGAACGATGA
- a CDS encoding glycoside hydrolase family 15 protein, translated as MAGTMSVGSKADLELSPIGNCQVSGLIDRDGGLVWGCIPRVDGDPTFCSLLNGEDRDEGVWRFELEKQVSATQHYERNTPILVTRLEDEDGGAVEIRDFCPRFEGSGRMYRPVAYVRIVRAVAGAPRLKMKLHPLYGHGAHKAETTSGTNHVRYKLGDNAMRLSTDAPIGYLLEERSYRVESDQHFFLGPDEPFVGNLRTELRRMEEKTAKYWKTWVRGLHIPLEWQEAVIRAAIALKLCQHEETGAIVAALTTSIPESADSGRNWDYRYCWIRDSYYTVQALNRLGALDVLEKYLGFLRNIVDAAKGGQIQPLYSVMGDGELTEEEAEALAGYRGMGPVRIGNAAYKQVQHDCYGQIVLPNTQAYFDERLFRISGEEDFAHLEAVGKQAWAMHDQPDAGLWEFRTRQEVHTYSAVMCWAACDRLANVARHLGKTDREQLWTERADAIRAKIDAEAWVETGEGGHYGASFESDYLDASLLQMVELRFLEPDDERFLQTFEAVEKNLRRGEHMLRYASEDDFGLPETAFNVCTFWLIEALVLSGRDQEARALFTTMLGHRTASGMLSEDLDFETGELWGNFPQTYSLVGIINGAVLLSKPWRNVR; from the coding sequence ATGGCTGGAACGATGAGCGTGGGCAGCAAGGCCGACCTCGAATTGTCGCCGATCGGCAATTGCCAGGTGAGCGGTTTGATCGACCGGGATGGCGGGCTCGTCTGGGGCTGTATCCCGCGGGTCGATGGCGATCCGACCTTCTGCTCGCTGCTCAATGGCGAGGATAGAGACGAAGGCGTCTGGCGCTTCGAGCTCGAAAAGCAGGTCTCGGCAACCCAGCATTATGAACGCAATACGCCGATCCTCGTGACCCGGCTGGAGGACGAAGATGGCGGCGCCGTTGAAATCCGCGACTTCTGTCCCCGGTTCGAAGGTTCGGGGCGGATGTACCGCCCGGTCGCCTATGTGCGCATCGTTCGCGCCGTCGCGGGGGCGCCGCGGCTCAAGATGAAGCTGCATCCGCTTTATGGTCATGGTGCCCATAAGGCGGAGACAACGAGCGGGACCAACCATGTCCGCTACAAGCTCGGCGATAATGCGATGCGGCTCAGCACCGATGCGCCCATCGGCTATTTGCTCGAAGAGCGTTCCTACCGTGTCGAGAGCGACCAGCATTTCTTCCTCGGTCCCGATGAGCCCTTCGTCGGCAATCTGCGCACCGAATTGCGGCGCATGGAGGAAAAGACCGCCAAATATTGGAAGACGTGGGTGCGCGGGCTGCACATTCCGCTCGAATGGCAGGAGGCGGTCATCCGTGCCGCCATCGCGCTCAAGCTCTGCCAGCATGAGGAAACCGGTGCGATCGTCGCGGCGCTGACGACTTCGATCCCGGAATCCGCCGATAGCGGGCGCAATTGGGACTATCGTTACTGCTGGATCCGCGATTCCTATTACACGGTGCAGGCGCTCAATAGATTGGGCGCGCTCGATGTGCTCGAGAAATATCTCGGTTTCCTGCGCAATATCGTAGACGCCGCGAAGGGCGGACAGATCCAGCCGCTTTATTCGGTCATGGGCGACGGCGAGTTGACCGAGGAGGAGGCCGAGGCCCTTGCGGGGTATCGCGGCATGGGACCGGTCCGGATCGGCAATGCTGCCTACAAGCAGGTTCAGCACGACTGTTACGGCCAGATCGTGCTGCCCAACACGCAGGCCTATTTCGACGAGCGCCTGTTCCGCATCAGCGGCGAAGAGGATTTCGCGCATCTGGAAGCGGTCGGCAAGCAAGCTTGGGCGATGCATGATCAGCCCGATGCTGGCCTTTGGGAATTCCGCACCCGGCAGGAGGTGCATACCTATAGCGCGGTCATGTGCTGGGCGGCGTGCGACCGGCTGGCCAATGTGGCGCGGCACCTCGGGAAAACGGACCGCGAGCAGCTTTGGACCGAGCGCGCCGACGCGATCCGCGCCAAGATCGATGCGGAAGCCTGGGTCGAGACTGGCGAGGGCGGCCATTACGGCGCGAGCTTCGAGAGCGACTATCTCGATGCCAGCCTGCTGCAGATGGTCGAACTGCGCTTCCTTGAGCCCGATGACGAGCGCTTCCTGCAGACCTTCGAGGCGGTCGAGAAGAATCTGCGCCGCGGTGAGCATATGCTCCGCTATGCCAGCGAGGATGATTTCGGCTTGCCCGAGACCGCATTCAACGTCTGCACCTTCTGGCTGATCGAGGCACTTGTCCTGTCGGGACGCGATCAAGAGGCGCGTGCATTGTTCACGACCATGTTGGGTCATCGCACGGCGTCGGGCATGTTGTCGGAAGATTTGGATTTCGAAACCGGCGAGCTTTGGGGCAATTTCCCGCAGACCTATTCGCTGGTCGGCATCATCAACGGTGCCGTTCTCTTGTCGAAGCCATGGAGGAATGTCCGATAG